In Rhizobium lusitanum, a genomic segment contains:
- a CDS encoding GNAT family N-acetyltransferase, with amino-acid sequence MSDSIRIATVDDAPVLHRLLQLAYQPLREMNIQFTATTADVDLVREKIRRHTTFVVERDAAIIATVSVRFPWPMGETHLTSYPFIHWFAVSPDFKQQSIGSALLDHVELTFLRDQIKAPAVYLATATRHPWLAGIYERRGYEGFYKHTKNDEEIVLLRKILNPDIYETLEVAEYKRFEPQLLAQAQ; translated from the coding sequence ATGAGTGACAGCATCCGCATCGCCACGGTCGACGACGCACCGGTCTTGCATCGCCTGTTGCAGCTGGCCTATCAGCCATTGCGCGAGATGAACATCCAGTTCACCGCCACCACGGCCGACGTCGATCTGGTTCGTGAGAAGATCCGCCGGCATACGACATTCGTTGTTGAGCGCGATGCGGCGATCATCGCCACGGTCTCCGTCCGCTTTCCCTGGCCGATGGGCGAAACGCATCTGACGAGCTACCCGTTCATCCACTGGTTTGCCGTCTCTCCGGACTTCAAGCAGCAATCGATCGGCAGCGCTTTGCTCGATCATGTGGAGCTGACCTTCCTACGCGACCAGATCAAGGCGCCTGCCGTCTATCTTGCGACCGCCACCCGGCATCCATGGCTCGCCGGCATCTATGAGCGCCGGGGCTATGAGGGTTTCTACAAGCACACCAAGAACGACGAAGAGATCGTCCTTCTGCGCAAGATCCTCAATCCGGATATCTACGAGACGCTGGAGGTTGCCGAATACAAGCGCTTCGAGCCGCAACTGTTGGCGCAGGCGCAATAG
- a CDS encoding ABC transporter substrate-binding protein: MTVTRRGFMGTVGGVALTAAIGQRAAWAGSNVVPVKGGSLVYGVETEPNTLNPHLNGQAKAKLVLRNAYESLLARTADGGYVPWLASGYEISADGKTYTFKLRDDVTFSDGETFDAAAVVLNFAKLKEPLYSGSISAGYLSYVVEAKAAGQHTVVLKLDRVYAPFLDGVASIDILSPRAFASAQIKSGGPEIAGTGPFILDRYVRGQEIHFVRNPDYKWAPASAGHQGPAYLDEVTYRFLSESSVRTGALISGQVDVIEGISGNDAALFKDNSDFTYQSALNPGTPYTLYLNTTFGPTKDVRVRKAVIAAVDVGQIVDSVYRRERTRAWGVLTPADKDFYDASIEGSYGFDPKRANQLLDKAGWTTRDADGFRIKDGARLSIEIVQAQVTLRDQRDVLLQAFQAQVRQSAGIELILNNVDSGIYSERQKSGKYGAIPNSTTNQGNAVTIYFHYLPPDQGGSINYSRTEAPEVLGWLNKAASTLDAKERFTIYADLQRFAIVEQAYGLPLYVPEDQIAASTRVRGVGFRPFKQLPENAYDIWLEG, from the coding sequence ATGACAGTAACGAGAAGAGGCTTCATGGGGACGGTGGGCGGTGTCGCTTTGACGGCTGCCATCGGTCAGCGGGCGGCGTGGGCGGGGAGCAACGTGGTGCCGGTCAAAGGTGGTTCGCTCGTCTACGGCGTCGAAACCGAGCCGAATACGCTGAACCCGCATCTCAACGGCCAGGCCAAGGCCAAGCTCGTGCTGCGCAATGCCTATGAATCCCTGCTGGCACGCACCGCCGACGGCGGATATGTCCCCTGGCTTGCGTCCGGCTACGAGATTTCCGCCGACGGCAAGACCTATACGTTCAAACTGCGCGACGACGTCACCTTCAGCGACGGCGAGACGTTCGATGCCGCCGCCGTGGTGCTGAATTTCGCCAAGCTGAAGGAGCCGCTCTATTCGGGCAGCATCAGCGCAGGCTACTTGTCCTATGTCGTTGAGGCCAAGGCGGCGGGTCAGCACACTGTCGTCTTGAAGCTCGATCGGGTCTACGCGCCGTTTCTCGATGGCGTCGCCAGCATCGATATCCTGTCGCCGCGCGCCTTTGCCTCCGCGCAGATCAAGTCTGGCGGTCCGGAGATCGCCGGCACCGGACCTTTCATCCTCGACCGTTATGTCAGGGGCCAGGAGATCCATTTCGTTCGAAATCCGGATTACAAATGGGCGCCGGCAAGTGCTGGGCATCAGGGGCCGGCCTATCTCGACGAGGTGACCTATCGTTTCCTGTCGGAATCCTCGGTTCGCACCGGCGCGCTCATCTCCGGACAGGTCGATGTCATCGAGGGGATTTCCGGCAATGACGCTGCTCTCTTCAAGGACAATTCCGATTTCACCTACCAGAGCGCGCTCAATCCCGGCACGCCCTACACGCTCTATCTCAACACCACCTTTGGCCCAACCAAGGATGTGAGGGTGCGCAAGGCGGTGATCGCCGCCGTCGATGTCGGCCAGATTGTCGACTCCGTCTATCGCCGCGAGCGCACACGCGCCTGGGGCGTCCTGACGCCGGCGGACAAGGATTTCTACGACGCGAGCATCGAGGGCAGCTATGGCTTCGATCCGAAGCGTGCCAATCAATTGCTGGACAAGGCGGGCTGGACTACGCGCGATGCCGACGGCTTCCGCATCAAGGACGGTGCGCGTCTGTCGATCGAGATCGTACAGGCGCAGGTGACGCTGCGCGATCAGCGCGATGTACTGTTGCAGGCATTCCAGGCTCAGGTGCGGCAAAGCGCGGGCATCGAACTCATCCTGAACAATGTCGATTCCGGCATCTATAGCGAGCGGCAGAAGAGCGGAAAATACGGCGCCATCCCCAATTCGACGACCAACCAGGGGAATGCCGTCACCATCTATTTCCACTACCTGCCGCCGGACCAGGGCGGCTCGATCAACTATAGCCGGACCGAGGCGCCGGAAGTTCTGGGCTGGCTGAACAAGGCTGCCTCGACGCTGGATGCCAAGGAGCGCTTCACCATTTACGCCGACCTCCAGCGCTTCGCTATCGTCGAGCAGGCCTATGGCCTGCCACTCTACGTCCCCGAAGACCAGATCGCCGCATCGACAAGGGTGCGTGGGGTCGGGTTCCGCCCCTTCAAGCAACTGCCCGAAAATGCCTACGACATCTGGCTGGAAGGCTAA
- a CDS encoding ABC transporter substrate-binding protein, whose protein sequence is MFSRRSFLNVTAATLASVLLPITAHAQDGNPVSGGKLVWGVETDPATLNPQLNGQDKTKLLLRNVYESLLARTADGGYVSWLATGYKISDDGKTYTFTLRDGVTFSDGEKLDAAAVVTNFTKLKDLSYSAGTSSAAQAARVVDVRAVDAHTVVLTLGEVYAPFLDFAASLEILSPKAFASSQLKSGGTEIAGTGPFILERYVKGQDIHFVKNKAYNRPPKTASHQGPAYLDEITYRFLPESSVRTGALTSGQVDVIEGISGNDAGLFKDNPDFSYQTALNTGTPYSLFLNVTHGPTQDIKVRKALAAAIDVDAVLKSVYRGERTRAWGITSPTDTQFYDKTIEGAYGSDPKLANSLLDEAGWTARDADGFRTKDGKRLTIEVVQAQATVRDQRDVLLQALQAQARQNAGIDLLINYVDAGTYTDRRKTGIFGSIANSNTPTNAIDIEYHYLPLDKGGSINYSRASAPELLSWLQAAASTLDDKERFALYAKLQRFAIVDQAYALPLYEPEDQVAAASYVKGINFRPFKQLPESAYDIWRSE, encoded by the coding sequence ATGTTTTCCCGACGATCTTTCCTGAACGTTACAGCGGCCACGCTTGCATCAGTTCTGCTGCCCATCACCGCGCATGCGCAGGACGGCAACCCTGTCAGCGGCGGCAAGCTCGTCTGGGGCGTGGAGACGGATCCAGCAACGCTCAATCCGCAGCTCAACGGGCAGGACAAGACCAAGCTCCTACTGCGCAACGTCTATGAGTCCTTGCTGGCCCGCACGGCGGACGGCGGGTACGTCTCCTGGCTTGCCACCGGGTACAAGATCTCCGACGACGGGAAGACCTATACGTTCACGCTGCGCGACGGTGTCACCTTCAGCGATGGCGAGAAGCTGGATGCCGCCGCCGTCGTCACCAACTTCACTAAGCTCAAGGATCTCTCTTATTCCGCCGGCACCTCCAGCGCCGCACAGGCCGCCAGGGTGGTCGATGTCAGGGCCGTGGATGCCCATACCGTGGTGCTGACGCTGGGCGAGGTCTATGCACCGTTCCTCGATTTTGCTGCCAGCCTCGAGATCCTGTCGCCCAAGGCCTTCGCATCCTCGCAGCTGAAGTCCGGCGGAACGGAGATTGCCGGCACCGGCCCGTTCATCCTTGAGCGCTACGTCAAGGGCCAGGATATCCACTTCGTCAAGAACAAGGCCTATAACCGGCCGCCTAAGACCGCGTCCCATCAGGGGCCGGCCTATCTTGACGAGATCACCTACCGCTTCCTACCGGAATCCTCCGTGCGGACAGGTGCGCTGACCTCCGGCCAGGTTGACGTCATCGAGGGCATTTCCGGCAATGATGCCGGGCTGTTCAAGGACAATCCGGATTTCAGCTATCAGACTGCCTTGAATACCGGCACGCCCTATTCGCTGTTCCTGAACGTCACCCATGGGCCGACGCAGGATATCAAGGTGCGCAAGGCGCTGGCTGCTGCCATCGATGTCGATGCCGTGCTCAAATCCGTCTATCGCGGCGAGCGCACCCGGGCCTGGGGCATTACCTCGCCGACCGACACGCAATTCTATGACAAGACCATCGAAGGCGCCTATGGCAGCGATCCGAAACTTGCCAACAGCCTCCTCGATGAGGCGGGATGGACGGCCCGCGACGCTGACGGCTTCCGCACCAAGGATGGCAAGCGTCTAACGATCGAAGTGGTGCAGGCACAGGCGACGGTGCGCGACCAGCGCGATGTGCTGCTGCAGGCTCTTCAGGCCCAGGCGCGGCAGAATGCCGGGATCGACCTTCTGATCAACTATGTCGACGCCGGCACTTATACCGATAGGCGCAAGACCGGCATCTTCGGCTCGATCGCCAATTCCAACACGCCGACGAACGCAATCGATATCGAGTATCACTATCTGCCGCTCGATAAAGGCGGCTCGATCAACTACAGCCGCGCATCGGCGCCGGAGCTTCTTTCCTGGCTGCAAGCCGCCGCCTCGACGCTCGACGATAAGGAGCGCTTCGCTCTCTATGCCAAGCTGCAGCGCTTCGCGATCGTCGATCAGGCCTATGCGCTTCCGCTTTACGAACCGGAAGACCAGGTCGCCGCCGCTTCCTACGTGAAGGGCATCAACTTCCGTCCGTTCAAGCAACTGCCCGAGAGCGCTTACGACATCTGGCGTAGCGAATGA
- a CDS encoding ABC transporter permease, translating into MDVDNVTAIRQAPVSRVSRRLFPVRGTLLSQILGRVGSGIVVLWAAVTLSFVSLHIAPGDIVDLLIGEQLRTPAVEAAIRTEWGLDQPLYSQYLSYLGRILHGDFGRSYILQTDVSALVLSQLLPTLKLTAAALVVAVVFAVVSAVATAGRRWPRRIAGGTELVLISTPSFWLGIILLFVFSFTLKLFPVAGDRTFSALVLPALALGLSLGAVIGQVLREGLERALGEPFALTVRSWGASSLTLRLRHGLRHAALPAVTLTGWLVGGLLSGAVITEQVFGRPGLGKVTVDAVLGKDLPVVLAVAILSAFIYVVLSTLVDVLYLFLDPRLRSRA; encoded by the coding sequence ATGGACGTTGATAATGTGACAGCCATTCGCCAGGCGCCGGTTTCCCGGGTGTCCCGACGGCTTTTCCCGGTACGCGGTACGCTGCTATCGCAGATCCTTGGGCGCGTTGGCTCCGGCATTGTTGTGCTTTGGGCGGCTGTGACGCTCAGCTTCGTCAGCCTGCATATCGCGCCCGGCGATATCGTCGACCTCCTGATCGGCGAGCAGCTTCGCACACCGGCAGTGGAGGCGGCGATCCGTACCGAATGGGGCCTCGATCAACCACTCTATTCGCAATATCTGTCCTATCTCGGGCGTATCCTGCATGGCGATTTCGGGCGCTCTTATATTCTCCAGACCGATGTTTCGGCCCTGGTCCTTTCACAGCTGTTGCCGACATTGAAATTAACGGCCGCCGCCCTCGTTGTTGCCGTCGTTTTCGCCGTGGTGAGCGCGGTCGCCACAGCCGGGAGGCGCTGGCCCCGGCGCATCGCCGGCGGTACGGAACTCGTGCTGATTTCGACGCCATCCTTCTGGCTCGGCATTATCCTGCTCTTCGTCTTCTCCTTCACGCTCAAGCTCTTTCCAGTCGCCGGAGACCGGACATTCTCGGCGCTCGTCCTGCCGGCTCTCGCCTTGGGCCTGTCGCTCGGTGCGGTGATCGGCCAGGTGTTGCGCGAAGGGCTTGAGCGGGCGCTCGGGGAGCCCTTTGCACTCACGGTGCGCAGTTGGGGAGCAAGTAGTCTGACCCTGCGGTTGCGTCACGGGTTGCGCCATGCTGCCCTGCCGGCAGTGACGCTGACGGGCTGGCTCGTTGGCGGCCTTTTGTCCGGCGCCGTCATCACTGAGCAGGTTTTTGGACGCCCCGGTCTCGGTAAGGTCACCGTCGACGCCGTGCTTGGCAAGGATCTGCCGGTGGTGCTGGCGGTCGCGATCCTGTCCGCCTTCATCTACGTCGTGCTCAGCACGCTGGTCGATGTACTTTACCTGTTTCTCGACCCGCGTCTGCGGTCGCGTGCGTGA
- a CDS encoding ABC transporter permease: MSLSTTISPAAGPNLRRILVAAVARPGLLAAVAFLLLVAVGATWPYLLSSYNPIAADPLQAQLPPDGAHWFGTDQLGRDVFSRVVHGARYSILIGVSAVVIAATVGSILGLAAGLTRGLVDEVITRFLDVVSAFPDLLLALVLISFTGPGTYNLIFALGVASIPRFARVVRAQTFVIAESGYVEQARTFGLAPAVLVLRHVLPHAIAQVPILATIGLGTAIISAAGLSFLGMGPQPPTPEWGAMLAEGRNYLRVAWWIGVWPGVVITLTVISVSVLGRQWQAAFEGRRRA; the protein is encoded by the coding sequence ATGAGCCTCTCGACAACAATCTCGCCCGCCGCTGGTCCCAATCTCCGGCGCATCCTTGTGGCCGCTGTTGCCCGACCCGGCCTGCTGGCCGCGGTAGCTTTCCTCCTGCTGGTGGCTGTGGGAGCGACCTGGCCGTATCTCCTGAGCTCCTATAATCCGATTGCGGCCGATCCGCTGCAGGCGCAATTGCCGCCGGACGGCGCCCACTGGTTCGGCACGGATCAGCTTGGCCGCGATGTTTTTTCCCGCGTCGTTCATGGTGCGCGCTACTCAATCCTGATCGGCGTTAGCGCCGTGGTCATCGCGGCGACCGTGGGATCGATTCTTGGGCTGGCCGCCGGGCTGACGAGAGGGCTTGTAGACGAGGTGATTACGCGCTTTCTCGACGTCGTCTCCGCCTTTCCCGATCTGCTGCTGGCGCTGGTCCTGATTTCCTTTACCGGACCCGGTACCTACAACCTCATCTTCGCCCTCGGCGTCGCCTCTATCCCACGCTTTGCCAGAGTGGTACGCGCCCAAACCTTCGTCATTGCTGAATCCGGCTATGTCGAGCAGGCGCGGACATTCGGCCTTGCCCCGGCTGTGCTCGTCCTGCGGCATGTCCTGCCGCATGCGATCGCTCAGGTGCCTATCCTCGCAACGATTGGCCTCGGCACCGCGATCATCAGCGCCGCCGGCCTGAGTTTCCTCGGCATGGGCCCGCAACCGCCGACGCCTGAATGGGGCGCCATGCTGGCGGAGGGGCGCAATTATCTACGCGTCGCCTGGTGGATCGGTGTTTGGCCGGGCGTCGTCATCACCCTCACGGTGATCTCCGTCAGCGTCCTCGGACGTCAATGGCAGGCGGCCTTCGAAGGCAGGAGGCGCGCATGA
- a CDS encoding dipeptide ABC transporter ATP-binding protein codes for MTPLVHVRNLSIAFPGAGEENVVVQGLDLTIHRGESVALVGESGSGKSVTARSLVGLSGPGATVSADVFDVDGESVLEFRERDWRRLRGHRVGFVLQDALVSLDPLRRISQQLSDAIGNRSLLRRRELRDDSLALLRSVGIGDPERRLPQYPHQLSGGLRQRALIATAIARQPALVIADEPTTALDATVQKQILDLLAERRRVGNTLLLISHDLAVVSRLADRVLVMRNGEVVEEGRTQEILSAPRHPYTRQLLDAIPSAHSRGYRLAPVSDDTSKPQAEGQPKVPAQAKSAERLRIPLPVKQIDARRSMLVAEHLSKRYGSGASASHVVNDVSFRLAAGEALGIVGESGSGKTTVARIILGLVAADAGRVLIDGRPWSGLTEAQRRAQRAGIQLIAQDALSSFDPRYTVEKIVGESLDSVGVFGVARKERVIEILDAVRLGTSFLSRYPRELSGGQRQRVAIARAFAPRPKLLVADEPVSALDVSIQAQILDLLAELQAASGTSLLFISHDLGVVHHLTDRVVVMKEGRIVETGDVGTVFSAPRHSYTQALLEAIPTLA; via the coding sequence ATGACCCCGCTCGTTCATGTCCGCAACCTGAGCATCGCCTTCCCGGGGGCAGGGGAGGAGAACGTCGTCGTCCAAGGTCTCGACTTGACCATCCATCGCGGGGAATCTGTGGCCCTGGTGGGTGAATCCGGTTCCGGTAAGTCCGTGACCGCCCGCTCGCTGGTCGGATTGAGCGGTCCCGGGGCGACGGTGAGCGCCGATGTCTTCGATGTAGATGGCGAGAGCGTGCTTGAGTTTCGCGAACGAGACTGGCGGCGGCTGAGAGGTCACAGGGTCGGCTTCGTGCTGCAGGATGCACTGGTGTCGCTCGATCCGCTGCGCCGTATCTCGCAGCAATTGTCGGACGCCATCGGGAACCGTAGCTTACTGCGCCGCCGCGAACTGCGGGACGACAGCCTGGCGCTGTTGCGCTCCGTCGGTATTGGCGACCCAGAACGGCGCCTGCCGCAATATCCACATCAGCTTTCCGGCGGGCTGCGTCAGCGCGCCTTGATCGCGACCGCGATTGCCCGGCAGCCGGCCCTCGTCATCGCCGATGAGCCGACAACGGCGCTTGACGCGACCGTGCAGAAGCAGATCCTCGACCTCCTGGCGGAGCGCCGGCGTGTCGGCAACACACTGCTGCTGATCAGCCATGACCTGGCCGTGGTCTCCCGGCTGGCGGACCGGGTGCTGGTCATGCGCAATGGCGAAGTCGTGGAGGAAGGACGCACTCAGGAGATCCTCTCTGCACCGCGCCACCCCTATACGCGCCAGTTGCTCGATGCGATCCCTTCGGCGCACTCTCGTGGCTACCGGCTGGCGCCAGTGAGCGACGATACCAGCAAGCCGCAAGCAGAGGGGCAGCCAAAAGTGCCAGCACAGGCAAAGAGTGCCGAGCGGCTGAGAATCCCTCTGCCGGTGAAACAGATCGATGCCCGGCGAAGCATGCTGGTCGCCGAACACCTGTCGAAACGCTATGGCAGCGGTGCTTCGGCATCCCACGTCGTCAACGATGTTTCCTTCCGACTAGCGGCTGGCGAAGCCCTCGGCATCGTCGGCGAATCCGGCTCGGGAAAGACGACCGTCGCGCGGATCATCCTCGGCCTCGTTGCCGCCGATGCCGGAAGGGTGCTGATCGACGGGCGCCCCTGGAGCGGACTGACCGAGGCACAGCGCCGGGCTCAGCGCGCTGGTATTCAACTGATCGCGCAGGACGCCCTAAGTTCTTTTGATCCGCGATATACGGTCGAGAAGATCGTCGGCGAAAGCCTGGATTCCGTCGGCGTTTTCGGTGTCGCGCGCAAGGAGAGGGTCATCGAGATTCTCGACGCGGTACGGCTGGGAACCAGCTTTCTTAGTCGCTACCCGCGCGAGCTTTCTGGCGGGCAACGGCAGAGGGTAGCGATTGCCCGCGCCTTCGCTCCGCGCCCGAAATTGCTGGTCGCTGATGAGCCGGTCAGCGCGCTTGATGTTTCCATCCAGGCGCAGATCCTCGATCTGCTCGCCGAGCTTCAGGCCGCCTCCGGCACCTCGTTGTTGTTCATCTCGCACGATCTCGGCGTCGTCCATCATCTCACCGACCGTGTGGTCGTGATGAAGGAAGGGCGGATTGTCGAGACAGGCGATGTTGGCACGGTCTTTTCCGCGCCGCGGCATAGCTACACCCAGGCCCTCTTGGAGGCCATTCCCACCCTGGCGTGA
- a CDS encoding LLM class flavin-dependent oxidoreductase — protein sequence MSDKTNKRQIRLGAIIQGASGNMSAWRHKDAIADASINFDYCKALAKKAEEGKIDFLFIADGLYINHKSIPHFLNRFEPITLLSSLASTTSRIGLVGTLSTSYSDPFTVARQFSSLDHLSAGRAGWNVVTSPLEGSAKNFSRAEHPEHGKRYHIATEFLQVTKGLWDSWEDDAFVRDKETGVFFDPDKLHTLHHKGEYFSVEGPLNVGRSRQGRPILFQAGASEDGKKLAAGEADAIYTRQETIELAREFYLDVKRQLVENGRGEDELVLFQGISIIVGDSAEDAERKYWETAELVTIESALDYLGRYFEHHDFSQYPLDAPFPDIGDLGQNSFRSTTDTIKSNARERGLTLRQVALQAATPLPSFIGTAETVADGLQQWFEAGATDGFIVRGGTPTAFDDFVDQVIPILQARGLFRHDYEGETLRDHLGLPFPVNRYAATSKEELARAS from the coding sequence ATGAGTGACAAGACGAACAAGCGGCAGATCAGGCTCGGGGCCATCATCCAGGGCGCGTCCGGCAATATGTCCGCCTGGCGCCACAAGGATGCGATCGCCGATGCCAGCATTAATTTCGACTATTGCAAGGCGCTCGCCAAAAAGGCGGAAGAGGGCAAGATCGATTTCCTGTTCATCGCCGACGGGCTCTACATCAATCACAAGTCCATTCCGCATTTCCTCAACCGTTTCGAGCCGATCACCCTGTTGTCGAGCCTCGCCTCGACTACATCGCGCATCGGTCTCGTCGGCACGCTTTCGACCTCCTATAGCGATCCCTTCACGGTCGCGCGTCAATTCTCCAGTCTGGATCATCTGAGCGCCGGCCGTGCCGGATGGAATGTAGTCACATCACCGCTCGAAGGCTCGGCCAAGAATTTCTCCCGTGCCGAGCATCCGGAGCACGGCAAGCGCTATCATATAGCGACGGAATTCCTGCAGGTGACCAAGGGTCTGTGGGATTCGTGGGAGGACGATGCCTTCGTGCGCGACAAGGAAACCGGCGTCTTTTTCGATCCCGACAAGCTCCATACCCTTCATCACAAGGGCGAATATTTCTCGGTCGAAGGCCCTTTGAACGTAGGTCGATCGCGGCAGGGCCGTCCGATCCTGTTCCAGGCCGGCGCTTCGGAGGACGGCAAGAAGCTGGCCGCCGGCGAGGCCGATGCGATCTATACGCGGCAGGAGACGATCGAGCTGGCCCGCGAGTTCTATCTGGACGTCAAGCGCCAGCTTGTCGAAAACGGTCGCGGCGAGGACGAGTTGGTGCTCTTCCAGGGCATCAGCATCATCGTCGGCGACAGCGCCGAGGATGCCGAGCGCAAATATTGGGAAACGGCCGAACTGGTGACGATTGAAAGTGCCCTCGATTATCTCGGGCGCTATTTCGAGCATCACGATTTCTCGCAATATCCGCTGGACGCGCCGTTCCCGGATATCGGCGATCTCGGTCAGAACAGTTTCCGCAGCACGACCGACACGATTAAGAGCAATGCGCGCGAACGCGGTCTCACCTTGCGCCAGGTTGCACTACAGGCAGCAACGCCGCTTCCGAGCTTCATTGGTACCGCTGAGACCGTCGCCGACGGATTACAGCAATGGTTCGAGGCGGGCGCTACCGATGGCTTCATTGTCAGGGGCGGAACGCCGACCGCCTTCGACGATTTCGTCGATCAGGTGATCCCGATCCTGCAGGCTCGCGGCTTGTTCCGTCATGATTACGAAGGGGAAACCCTGCGCGACCATCTCGGCTTGCCATTCCCGGTCAATCGTTATGCCGCGACCTCGAAAGAAGAGCTCGCGCGCGCCAGCTAG
- a CDS encoding Csu type fimbrial protein, which translates to MLRAIGFLLFSLLPSLCLAQSCSFTATNMSFGAVDTLGGSPVSSTATISINCTGALLTSPRILICPGIGAGSGGASSAAARQMKNGTNSLNYQLYADSGHSLIWGSNNWPYPALPPVFATNLNILGFVNTSTTLYGSVFGGQGAAAPGSFVSNFTTADTYFIYRYSSDTSCATPSGTLAGVSFAVNANVAANCLVSVANVDFGTRGVLSANVDATGSVTATCTAGTTYAISLSGGVANAAPTARKMAKGAETVTYGLYKDTNRSQPWGDATTAGSTVAGTGTGTGQVLTVYGRVPPQTTPTPGTYTDTVVVTLTY; encoded by the coding sequence ATGCTACGCGCAATCGGTTTCCTGCTTTTCTCGCTGCTGCCTTCACTCTGCCTAGCGCAAAGCTGCAGCTTCACCGCCACGAATATGAGTTTTGGTGCGGTCGATACTCTGGGCGGCAGTCCGGTTAGTTCCACGGCAACAATAAGCATCAACTGCACCGGAGCTCTTCTCACGTCGCCACGCATCCTGATTTGCCCAGGCATTGGCGCTGGCAGCGGCGGCGCGTCTTCGGCGGCGGCGCGTCAGATGAAGAATGGAACCAACTCCCTGAACTACCAACTCTATGCCGATTCCGGTCACAGCTTGATCTGGGGTTCGAATAACTGGCCCTACCCTGCACTGCCGCCGGTTTTCGCCACAAACCTGAACATACTTGGGTTCGTCAATACCTCCACCACCCTCTACGGCTCGGTGTTCGGCGGTCAAGGTGCGGCAGCGCCCGGATCTTTTGTCTCGAATTTCACCACTGCCGACACCTATTTCATTTATCGCTACAGCAGCGATACCAGTTGCGCCACGCCCTCGGGAACGTTGGCCGGCGTGTCCTTCGCCGTTAACGCCAACGTTGCCGCCAATTGTCTGGTCAGCGTGGCGAATGTCGACTTCGGCACCAGGGGCGTTCTGAGCGCCAATGTCGACGCCACAGGCTCGGTAACAGCGACCTGCACGGCCGGAACGACCTATGCGATTTCCTTGAGCGGCGGCGTCGCGAACGCCGCACCGACGGCGCGCAAGATGGCGAAGGGAGCGGAAACCGTGACCTATGGGCTCTATAAGGATACGAACCGATCGCAGCCCTGGGGCGACGCGACCACGGCAGGCAGCACGGTGGCCGGCACAGGAACCGGCACCGGCCAGGTCTTGACTGTCTACGGTCGCGTGCCTCCGCAGACCACTCCAACGCCTGGAACCTATACAGACACGGTGGTCGTGACACTGACCTATTGA